From the genome of Papaver somniferum cultivar HN1 chromosome 2, ASM357369v1, whole genome shotgun sequence, one region includes:
- the LOC113354283 gene encoding uncharacterized protein At4g14342-like has product MQASDRFNINSQLEHLQAKYVGTGHADLNRFEWAVNIQRDSYASYVGHYPIMSYFAIADNESIGRERYNFMQKMLLPCGLPPEREED; this is encoded by the exons ATGCAG GCGAGTGATAGGTTCAATATAAATTCCCAGCTTGAGCATCTCCAAGCCAAGTATGTTGGAACTGGCCATGCTGATCTTAACAGATT TGAATGGGCGGTGAACATCCAGCGCGATAGTTATGCATCTTATGTAGGTCATTACCCCATAATGTCTTATTTCGCCATAGCGGATAACGAATCGATTGGAAGAGAGCGTTACAACTTTATGCAG AAAATGCTGCTGCCCTGTGGCCTGCCCCCTGAACGAGAAGAAGATTAG